One window from the genome of Streptomyces sp. NBC_00708 encodes:
- a CDS encoding ATP/GTP-binding protein, whose protein sequence is MSPRRNRPRGGESRNDSASEAGDRYGGGGRSEEWQGEEWSVRPVSGASAAGKRYRCPGCDQEIPSGVPHLVAWSEYSGVDDRRHWHKACWNAKDRRTTRVQRSRNAPRY, encoded by the coding sequence GTGTCCCCGCGCCGCAACCGCCCCCGAGGCGGCGAGAGCCGCAACGACAGCGCGAGCGAGGCGGGGGACCGGTACGGCGGGGGCGGGCGCAGCGAGGAGTGGCAGGGCGAGGAGTGGTCCGTACGCCCGGTCAGCGGCGCGAGCGCGGCCGGCAAGCGCTACCGCTGCCCCGGCTGCGACCAGGAGATCCCCTCCGGCGTCCCGCATCTGGTGGCCTGGTCCGAGTACAGCGGGGTCGACGACCGCAGGCACTGGCACAAGGCCTGCTGGAACGCGAAGGACCGCCGCACCACACGGGTGCAGCGGTCCAGGAACGCGCCTCGCTACTGA
- a CDS encoding ABC transporter permease subunit produces the protein MTTPSTPPTPQAPYQQAAPQQTYAQAYQQPQGFYTSPIPVRPATLGDAIASEWTKIRSVRSTMWTLGVMTALLLVIGVLAAVAVSASDSDMNGTPVLSLGFFGVLLGTICVITLGVMTIASEYGTGMIRTTLTACPSRGRVLGAKALVFFLLTFVLTTVMTSLVALIQSSMLDAASPSGEEWLRATVGVSLYVATLGLLALALGALIRHSAGAITIMIGVVLLPLVLALFMFASSLEGLRDALLEYSVPNQLSVFYDNSVSTSGPSGWDPLWIIMGVTAVALGGAYLSMNQRDV, from the coding sequence ATGACCACGCCGTCCACGCCACCGACGCCGCAGGCGCCGTATCAGCAGGCCGCGCCGCAGCAGACGTACGCGCAGGCGTACCAGCAGCCGCAGGGCTTCTACACCTCGCCGATCCCGGTGCGCCCCGCGACGCTCGGTGACGCGATCGCCTCCGAGTGGACCAAGATCCGGTCCGTGCGCTCGACCATGTGGACGCTCGGCGTCATGACCGCGCTGCTGCTGGTCATCGGGGTGCTCGCGGCCGTCGCCGTCTCCGCGTCCGACTCGGACATGAACGGGACCCCGGTGCTGAGCCTCGGCTTCTTCGGGGTGCTGCTGGGCACGATCTGCGTGATCACGCTCGGCGTGATGACGATCGCCTCGGAGTACGGCACCGGCATGATCCGTACGACGCTGACGGCCTGCCCGAGCCGGGGCCGGGTGCTCGGCGCCAAGGCGCTCGTCTTCTTCCTGCTCACCTTCGTCCTCACCACGGTGATGACGTCGCTGGTCGCCCTGATCCAGTCGTCGATGCTGGACGCGGCCTCGCCCTCCGGCGAGGAGTGGCTGCGCGCCACGGTCGGCGTCAGCCTCTACGTGGCGACGCTGGGGCTGCTCGCCCTCGCGCTCGGCGCCCTGATCCGGCACTCCGCCGGGGCGATCACCATCATGATCGGCGTGGTGCTGCTGCCGCTCGTGCTGGCGCTGTTCATGTTCGCCAGCTCGCTGGAGGGACTCCGGGACGCGCTGCTGGAGTACTCGGTGCCCAACCAGCTGAGCGTCTTCTACGACAACTCGGTCTCCACGTCCGGCCCGTCCGGCTGGGATCCGCTGTGGATCATCATGGGCGTGACCGCGGTGGCGCTGGGCGGCGCCTACCTGTCGATGAACCAGCGGGACGTCTGA
- a CDS encoding ATP-binding cassette domain-containing protein, with amino-acid sequence MIEAVGLTKRYGAKTAVYNLSFQVRPGAVTGFLGPNGSGKSTTMRMILGLDRPTAGRVTIGGHEFRTLPNAPRQVGALLDAKAVHGGRSARNHLLSLAQLAGIPEARVDEVLGVVGLQEVARKRSKGFSLGMGQRLGIAAALLGDPQVLLFDEPVNGLDPEGILWVRNLMKMLASEGRTVFVSSHLMSEMALTADHLIVIGRGQLMADMSVTDFISANSADFARVRVPDETPEQREKLTTTLTEAGGQVMPEPDGALRVTGLALPRISDLAHESDVRLWELSPHQASLEEAYMRMTQGAVDYRSTADQKAHLQQQPPYAGYGQPPGYTPPPQQPAPDVPQQGWYAPPPPGQNPYAAAPAQAPTPPAEAPAPAPAAPAAAPADLTKRDTSEDPR; translated from the coding sequence ATGATCGAGGCAGTCGGCCTGACCAAGCGCTATGGCGCGAAGACGGCCGTGTACAACCTTTCCTTCCAGGTGCGGCCGGGTGCCGTCACCGGATTCCTCGGTCCCAACGGGTCCGGCAAGTCCACGACGATGCGGATGATCCTCGGCCTGGACCGCCCGACGGCCGGCCGGGTGACCATCGGCGGCCACGAGTTCCGCACTCTGCCGAACGCGCCCCGCCAGGTGGGGGCCCTGCTCGACGCGAAGGCCGTGCACGGTGGCCGCAGCGCCCGCAACCACCTTCTCTCGCTCGCCCAGCTGGCCGGCATCCCGGAGGCCCGGGTCGACGAGGTGCTGGGCGTCGTGGGGCTCCAGGAGGTGGCCCGCAAGCGCTCCAAGGGCTTCTCGCTGGGCATGGGGCAGCGCCTGGGCATCGCGGCGGCGCTCCTGGGCGACCCGCAGGTGCTGCTCTTCGACGAGCCGGTCAACGGCCTCGACCCCGAGGGCATCCTCTGGGTCCGCAATCTGATGAAGATGCTGGCGTCCGAGGGCCGCACGGTCTTCGTCTCCAGCCACCTCATGAGCGAGATGGCCCTCACCGCCGACCACCTGATCGTGATCGGCCGCGGCCAGCTGATGGCCGACATGAGCGTCACCGACTTCATCTCGGCCAACTCCGCCGACTTCGCCCGGGTCCGTGTCCCGGACGAGACGCCCGAGCAGCGGGAGAAGCTCACCACCACGCTGACCGAGGCGGGCGGACAGGTCATGCCCGAGCCGGACGGAGCCCTGCGGGTCACCGGCCTCGCCCTCCCCCGGATCAGCGACCTCGCCCACGAGTCGGACGTCCGGCTGTGGGAGCTGTCGCCGCACCAGGCGTCCCTGGAGGAGGCGTACATGCGGATGACGCAGGGCGCCGTGGACTACCGCTCGACGGCCGACCAGAAGGCCCACCTCCAGCAGCAGCCGCCGTACGCGGGCTACGGGCAGCCGCCCGGATACACCCCGCCGCCGCAGCAGCCCGCCCCCGATGTGCCGCAGCAGGGCTGGTACGCCCCGCCGCCGCCCGGACAGAACCCGTACGCGGCCGCCCCGGCGCAGGCGCCCACGCCGCCGGCCGAGGCCCCCGCTCCCGCCCCGGCGGCGCCCGCCGCGGCCCCCGCAGACCTGACCAAGCGCGACACCAGCGAGGACCCCCGATGA
- a CDS encoding ABC transporter permease, which yields MASVPAVLTSEWTKIRTVSSTTWTLISAFLVTVAMGAALCAVMNAQFDDLKEAERLTFDPTFISFSGMILGQLAMVVFGVLVVGTEYSSGMIRTSLAAVPQRATFLFSKMLVAGVLALVVGLLTSFVTFFLGQALLGDHGTDIGADNVLRAVVGGGLYMGLIALFSMGVAAMLRSSMLSLGILMPFFFLVSQILSAVPGAKKVAQYFPDQAGSKIMQVVPDAMNSDPAPYGPWAGLLIMVGWVAAAVIGGFLVLKKRDA from the coding sequence ATGGCTTCGGTCCCCGCGGTCCTGACCTCCGAATGGACCAAGATCCGGACGGTCTCCTCCACCACCTGGACGCTGATCTCGGCGTTCCTGGTCACCGTCGCGATGGGCGCGGCCCTGTGCGCGGTGATGAACGCCCAGTTCGACGACCTCAAGGAGGCGGAGCGGCTGACCTTCGACCCGACGTTCATCAGCTTCTCCGGGATGATTCTCGGCCAGCTGGCGATGGTCGTGTTCGGGGTGCTCGTCGTCGGTACGGAGTACAGCTCCGGCATGATCCGCACCTCACTGGCGGCCGTGCCGCAGCGGGCGACCTTCCTCTTCAGCAAGATGCTGGTGGCCGGGGTGCTGGCCCTGGTGGTCGGGCTGCTGACGAGCTTCGTGACGTTCTTCCTGGGCCAGGCGCTGCTGGGCGACCACGGTACGGACATCGGCGCGGACAACGTGCTGCGGGCCGTGGTGGGCGGCGGTCTCTACATGGGGCTGATCGCGCTCTTCTCCATGGGGGTGGCGGCGATGCTGCGCAGCTCCATGCTGTCGCTGGGCATCCTGATGCCGTTCTTCTTCCTCGTCTCGCAGATCCTGTCGGCGGTGCCGGGCGCCAAGAAGGTCGCCCAGTACTTCCCGGACCAGGCGGGCTCCAAGATCATGCAGGTGGTGCCGGACGCGATGAACAGCGATCCGGCGCCGTACGGGCCGTGGGCCGGTCTGCTGATCATGGTGGGCTGGGTGGCGGCCGCGGTGATCGGCGGCTTCCTCGTCCTGAAGAAGCGGGACGCCTGA
- a CDS encoding ATP-binding cassette domain-containing protein, with product MIELDGLTKRFGNKVAVDQLSCVIRPGMVTGFLGPNGAGKSTTMRMMLDLDNPTSGSVRIDGKHYRELAEPLKYIGALLDAKAMHGGRSAYNNLLCLAQSNRIPERRVAEVLDTVGLTAVARKKSKGFSLGMGQRLGIASALLGDPEILMFDEPVNGLDPEGIHWIRNLMKTLASQGRTIFVSSHLMSEMALTADHLIVIGQGRLLADTSMADFIHENSRSYVRLRSPQQERLRDVLRQEGVVAVEAAGGTLEVDGASTEDLGELAARHSIVLHELSAQRASLEEAFMQMTAGSVEYHAHSEPGGGAPPPEGPQWGGAWNQQPGNGKEA from the coding sequence ATGATCGAGCTCGATGGCCTCACGAAGCGCTTCGGGAACAAGGTCGCCGTCGACCAGTTGTCGTGCGTGATCAGACCGGGAATGGTGACGGGTTTTCTGGGACCCAACGGGGCGGGCAAGTCCACCACGATGCGGATGATGCTCGATCTCGACAACCCCACCAGCGGTTCCGTGCGCATCGACGGCAAGCACTACCGCGAACTGGCGGAGCCCCTGAAGTACATCGGGGCGCTGCTGGACGCCAAGGCGATGCACGGCGGGCGCAGCGCGTACAACAACCTGCTCTGTCTGGCCCAGAGCAACCGCATTCCCGAGCGCCGGGTGGCGGAGGTGCTGGACACCGTCGGTCTGACGGCGGTGGCGAGGAAGAAGTCCAAGGGCTTCTCGCTCGGTATGGGCCAGCGCCTCGGCATCGCATCGGCGCTGCTCGGTGATCCCGAGATCCTGATGTTCGACGAGCCGGTCAACGGTCTGGACCCGGAGGGCATCCACTGGATCCGGAACCTGATGAAGACGCTCGCTTCGCAGGGCCGGACGATCTTCGTCTCCTCGCACCTGATGAGCGAGATGGCGCTGACCGCCGACCATCTGATCGTGATCGGTCAGGGCCGGCTGCTCGCCGACACCTCGATGGCCGATTTCATCCACGAGAACTCCCGCAGTTACGTCCGGCTGCGCTCCCCGCAGCAGGAGCGGCTGCGCGACGTGCTCCGCCAGGAGGGCGTCGTGGCGGTCGAGGCGGCGGGCGGCACGCTGGAGGTGGACGGGGCGAGCACCGAGGACCTGGGCGAGCTGGCCGCCCGGCACTCGATCGTGCTGCACGAGCTGAGCGCCCAGCGGGCGTCGCTGGAGGAGGCGTTCATGCAGATGACGGCGGGCTCGGTCGAGTACCACGCCCACTCGGAACCCGGCGGCGGCGCACCTCCGCCCGAGGGCCCGCAGTGGGGCGGGGCCTGGAACCAGCAGCCCGGCAACGGCAAGGAGGCGTGA
- a CDS encoding cellulose-binding protein: MSDPSSPFGFELVRRGYDRGQVDDRITKLVADRDSALSRITSLEKRIEELHLETQNAQAQVNDAEPSYAGLGARVEKILRLAEEEAKDLREEARRAAEQHRELAESAAQQVRNDAETFAAERKAKAEDDGVRIVDKAKGEATALRSDAQKDAAQKREEADALFEETRAKAAQAAADFETNLAKRRDQSERDLASRQAKAEKRLAEIEHRAEQLRLEAEKLRTDAERRARQTVETAQRQSEDIVADANAKADRIRSESERELAALTNRRDSINAQLTNVREMLATLTGAAVAAAGTPADEEPASRGVPAQQTR; this comes from the coding sequence ATGAGTGACCCTTCCTCCCCCTTCGGCTTCGAACTCGTGCGGCGTGGTTACGACCGCGGTCAGGTGGATGACCGCATTACCAAGCTCGTCGCCGACCGTGATAGTGCTCTGTCCCGCATCACCTCGCTGGAGAAGCGCATCGAGGAGCTGCACCTCGAAACGCAGAACGCCCAGGCCCAGGTGAACGACGCGGAGCCGTCGTACGCGGGTCTCGGCGCGCGCGTGGAGAAGATCCTGCGCCTGGCCGAGGAGGAGGCGAAGGACCTCCGTGAGGAGGCCCGTCGCGCCGCCGAGCAGCACCGCGAGCTCGCCGAGTCCGCCGCCCAGCAGGTGCGCAACGACGCCGAGACGTTCGCCGCCGAGCGCAAGGCCAAGGCCGAGGACGACGGCGTCCGCATCGTCGACAAGGCCAAGGGTGAGGCCACCGCGCTGCGCTCCGACGCGCAGAAGGACGCGGCGCAGAAGCGCGAGGAGGCGGATGCCCTCTTCGAGGAGACCCGCGCCAAGGCCGCCCAGGCCGCCGCGGACTTCGAGACCAACCTCGCCAAGCGCCGCGACCAGTCGGAGCGCGACCTCGCGTCCCGTCAGGCCAAGGCCGAGAAGCGTCTCGCCGAGATCGAGCACCGCGCCGAGCAGCTCCGTCTGGAGGCCGAGAAGCTCCGCACGGACGCCGAGCGCCGGGCCCGTCAGACGGTGGAGACCGCGCAGCGCCAGTCCGAGGACATCGTGGCCGACGCCAACGCGAAGGCCGACCGCATCCGCAGCGAGTCGGAGCGCGAGCTGGCGGCGCTCACCAACCGCCGCGACTCGATCAACGCCCAGCTGACCAACGTCCGCGAGATGCTGGCGACGCTGACCGGTGCCGCGGTGGCCGCCGCCGGCACCCCCGCCGACGAGGAGCCCGCCTCCCGAGGCGTCCCGGCCCAGCAGACCCGCTGA
- the mce gene encoding methylmalonyl-CoA epimerase yields the protein MLTRIDHIGIACFDLDKTVEFYRSTYGFEVFHSEVNEEQGVREAMLKINDTSDGGASYLQLLEPTREDSAVGKWLARNGEGVHHIAFGTADVDADAADIREKGVRVLYDEPRTGSMGSRITFLHPKDCHGVLTELVTAKTDH from the coding sequence ATGCTGACGCGAATCGACCACATCGGGATCGCCTGTTTCGACCTCGACAAGACCGTCGAGTTCTACCGCTCGACCTACGGGTTCGAGGTCTTCCACTCCGAGGTCAACGAGGAGCAGGGCGTACGCGAGGCCATGCTCAAGATCAACGATACGTCCGACGGGGGCGCCTCCTACCTCCAGCTCCTGGAGCCCACCCGGGAGGACTCGGCCGTGGGCAAATGGCTGGCCAGGAACGGGGAGGGAGTGCACCACATCGCCTTCGGTACGGCCGACGTGGACGCCGACGCCGCGGACATCCGCGAGAAGGGCGTCAGGGTGCTGTACGACGAGCCCAGGACGGGTTCGATGGGGTCCAGGATCACCTTCCTCCACCCCAAGGACTGCCACGGGGTCCTCACCGAACTGGTCACGGCGAAGACGGACCACTGA
- a CDS encoding acetyl-CoA C-acetyltransferase has product MSGTTGTTSVIVAGARTPMGRLLGSLKTFSGADLGSIAIKAALDRAGIGGDQVQYVIMGQVLQAGAGQIPARQAAVKAGIPMNVPALTVNKVCLSGLDAIALADQLIRAGEFDVVVAGGQESMTNAPHLLPKSREGHKYGAIEMLDSMAYDGLTDAYENIPMGESTEKHNTRLGLGRAAQDEIGALSHQRAAAAQKNGLFEAEITPVEIPQRKGDPVLFSKDEGIRPETTAESLGKLRPAFAKDGTITAGTSSQISDGAAAVVVMSKAKAEELGLDWIAEIGAHGNVAGPDNSLQSQPSNAIRHAVKKEGIAVEDLDLIEINEAFAAVAVQSMKDLGVTSDKVNVNGGAIALGHPIGMSGARVVLHLALELKRRGGGVGAAALCGGGGQGDALILRVPGK; this is encoded by the coding sequence ATGTCAGGAACGACCGGTACCACCTCCGTGATCGTCGCGGGCGCGCGGACGCCCATGGGCCGGCTCCTCGGCTCCCTGAAGACCTTCTCCGGCGCGGACCTCGGCTCCATCGCCATCAAGGCGGCGCTGGACCGGGCCGGCATCGGCGGCGACCAGGTCCAGTACGTGATCATGGGCCAGGTGCTCCAGGCCGGCGCGGGCCAGATCCCGGCCCGCCAGGCGGCGGTCAAGGCCGGCATCCCCATGAACGTCCCCGCGCTCACCGTCAACAAGGTGTGTCTCTCCGGGCTCGACGCCATCGCCCTGGCCGACCAGCTCATCCGCGCCGGTGAGTTCGACGTCGTCGTGGCCGGTGGCCAGGAGTCCATGACGAACGCCCCGCACCTGCTCCCGAAGTCCCGCGAGGGCCACAAGTACGGCGCGATCGAGATGCTCGACTCCATGGCGTACGACGGTCTGACCGACGCCTACGAGAACATCCCGATGGGCGAGTCCACCGAGAAGCACAACACCCGCCTCGGCCTCGGCCGCGCCGCCCAGGACGAGATCGGCGCCCTGTCCCACCAGCGCGCCGCCGCCGCGCAGAAGAACGGCCTGTTCGAGGCCGAGATCACCCCGGTCGAGATCCCGCAGCGCAAGGGCGACCCGGTCCTCTTCTCCAAGGACGAGGGCATCCGCCCCGAGACCACCGCCGAGTCCCTCGGCAAGCTGCGCCCGGCCTTCGCCAAGGACGGCACGATCACCGCGGGCACCTCCTCGCAGATCTCCGACGGCGCCGCCGCCGTCGTCGTCATGAGCAAGGCCAAGGCCGAGGAGCTGGGCCTCGACTGGATCGCCGAGATCGGCGCCCACGGCAACGTGGCGGGCCCCGACAACTCGCTCCAGTCGCAGCCGTCCAACGCCATCCGGCACGCCGTGAAGAAGGAGGGCATCGCCGTCGAGGACCTCGACCTCATCGAGATCAACGAGGCGTTCGCGGCCGTCGCCGTCCAGTCCATGAAGGACCTCGGCGTCACCTCGGACAAGGTCAACGTCAACGGCGGCGCCATCGCGCTCGGCCACCCCATCGGCATGTCCGGTGCCCGTGTGGTGCTGCACCTCGCGCTGGAGCTCAAGCGGCGCGGCGGCGGCGTCGGCGCGGCGGCCCTGTGCGGCGGCGGCGGCCAGGGCGACGCGCTGATCCTGCGCGTTCCGGGCAAGTAA
- the meaB gene encoding methylmalonyl Co-A mutase-associated GTPase MeaB has protein sequence MVDVPTLVEQARAGGPRAVARLISLVEGASPHLREVMAALAPLAGNAYVVGLTGSPGVGKSTSTSALVSAYRKQGKRVAVLAVDPSSPFSGGALLGDRVRMSDHASDPGVYIRSMATRGHLGGLAWAAPQAIRVLDASGFDVVLVETVGVGQSEVEIASQADTSVVLLAPGMGDGIQAAKAGILEIGDVYVVNKADRDGADATARELNHMLGLGESRGPGDWRPPIVKTVAARGEGVDEVVEALEKHRAWMEERGVLGERRAARAAREVETIAVTRLRERIGSLHGDRRLDALAERIVAGRLDPYAAADELVAGLTGEG, from the coding sequence ATGGTGGACGTCCCCACCCTGGTGGAGCAGGCCCGCGCGGGCGGACCGCGGGCGGTGGCCCGGCTCATCTCCCTGGTGGAGGGGGCCTCGCCGCACCTGCGTGAGGTGATGGCGGCCCTGGCGCCGCTGGCGGGCAACGCCTACGTCGTCGGCCTGACCGGTTCGCCGGGCGTCGGCAAGTCCACGTCGACGTCGGCGCTCGTCTCCGCGTACCGGAAGCAGGGCAAGCGGGTCGCGGTGCTCGCCGTGGACCCGTCCTCGCCGTTCTCCGGCGGCGCGCTGCTCGGTGACCGGGTGCGGATGTCGGACCACGCGTCGGACCCGGGCGTCTACATCCGCTCCATGGCGACCCGCGGCCACCTCGGCGGCCTCGCCTGGGCGGCCCCGCAGGCGATCCGGGTGCTGGACGCGTCGGGCTTCGACGTGGTCCTGGTGGAGACCGTGGGCGTCGGCCAGTCCGAGGTGGAGATCGCCTCCCAGGCCGACACCTCGGTCGTCCTCCTCGCCCCCGGCATGGGCGACGGCATCCAGGCGGCCAAGGCCGGGATCCTGGAGATCGGCGATGTGTACGTCGTGAACAAGGCCGACCGGGACGGCGCCGACGCCACCGCCCGCGAGCTCAACCACATGCTGGGCCTCGGGGAGTCCCGGGGCCCCGGCGACTGGCGCCCGCCGATCGTGAAGACGGTCGCCGCCCGGGGCGAGGGCGTCGACGAGGTGGTCGAGGCCCTGGAGAAGCACCGGGCGTGGATGGAGGAGCGCGGGGTCCTCGGCGAACGGCGCGCGGCCCGCGCCGCCCGCGAGGTCGAGACGATCGCGGTCACCCGCCTCCGCGAGCGCATCGGCAGCCTGCACGGCGACCGCCGCCTCGACGCCCTGGCCGAACGCATCGTGGCGGGCCGCCTGGACCCGTACGCGGCGGCGGACGAACTGGTGGCGGGGCTCACGGGCGAGGGCTGA
- a CDS encoding serine/threonine-protein kinase encodes MLGPLRDDSPRTIGPYTIRARLGAGGMGEVFLGDRGHGTAPAAVKTVRRDVAQDPGFRSRFRREITVARSVTGTHLAPLLDGDADAEVPWLSTAYVAGPTLSAAVRGAGAMDEAEVRMLGAGIARALAAVHAAGIVHRDVKPGNVMLAADGPRLIDFGIARDAGATPLTTTGRMVGSPAFMSPEHVAGSGRVVPASDVFCLASVLCFAATGRDPFGDGPVAAVLYRVKYVEADLADVPDGLRAVLEDCLAAEPDARPTAAALAERLAPGAATRWPAPVGGQIAEYERELARVTALNGPLLPGYTPTQAATGSLSAPARPASPPPDFVPGVHSAPTQGPGLPAPAHRPRRALWAALAALVLLGAATGGYLAWRDRGPASPDKGGAAKAATMSAGVGQNGGPDASGTIPYGRDVRPAGWQKSWQGKFAGPPLGCSAGRDVLVCRLVDGTYEALSAADGHRMWTFDSGEELGGREPGYGPSGAFFMPAGATLPTVQDDTVVLAAGGRLHLLDARTGEGRWETRAGGALALESAPLVVGDLVLAAASGSEGAELAGYDRATGVEKWRRPLAPDDISNAQRLNFWPLSTDGKVAYAMGLAGPKAFRPEDGTLVGSAGGKDEKSANAVCGGMRVRGVSAFCTTNVHNDDPSGFGEDLAVLRFTAGDLKTQGRVRVDSALVAGATLTALDDRVVVLLRGDEYAKSVPDEIAVVGQADGRTLGRFPLKIHPEEGMSNPVSAPLIVADTVVWADSAALYTVALHPDGTLGSLRRIPVSGSPGPSRTPHYDLANGIELGKELLPPQVLPVGGVVHIVYDDGTAVSVPLPE; translated from the coding sequence ATGCTCGGTCCGCTCAGGGACGATTCGCCCCGGACGATCGGCCCGTACACGATCCGGGCCCGGCTGGGCGCGGGCGGCATGGGCGAGGTCTTCCTCGGCGACCGGGGCCACGGAACCGCGCCCGCCGCCGTGAAGACCGTCCGCCGGGACGTGGCGCAGGACCCCGGCTTCCGCAGCCGCTTCCGCCGCGAGATCACCGTCGCCCGGTCCGTCACCGGCACCCACCTCGCCCCACTGCTCGACGGGGACGCCGACGCCGAGGTCCCCTGGCTCTCCACCGCGTACGTGGCAGGGCCGACGCTCTCCGCCGCCGTGCGCGGGGCGGGCGCGATGGACGAGGCCGAGGTACGGATGCTGGGCGCCGGGATCGCCCGCGCTCTGGCGGCCGTGCACGCGGCGGGGATCGTCCACCGCGACGTGAAGCCGGGCAACGTCATGCTCGCGGCGGACGGCCCGCGCCTCATCGACTTCGGGATCGCCCGGGACGCGGGCGCCACCCCGCTCACCACCACCGGCCGGATGGTCGGCAGCCCCGCCTTCATGTCCCCGGAGCACGTCGCGGGCAGCGGACGCGTCGTCCCGGCCTCCGACGTCTTCTGCCTCGCCTCGGTGCTCTGCTTCGCCGCCACCGGGCGCGACCCGTTCGGCGACGGGCCCGTGGCCGCCGTCCTCTACCGCGTCAAGTACGTCGAGGCCGATCTCGCGGACGTGCCGGACGGTCTGCGCGCGGTCCTGGAGGACTGCCTCGCCGCCGAGCCGGACGCCCGCCCCACCGCCGCCGCGCTCGCCGAACGGCTGGCGCCCGGCGCGGCCACCCGGTGGCCGGCCCCGGTCGGCGGGCAGATCGCGGAGTACGAACGGGAACTGGCCCGCGTCACCGCGCTGAACGGGCCGCTGCTGCCCGGCTACACGCCCACGCAGGCGGCCACCGGCAGCCTCTCCGCGCCCGCCCGGCCGGCCTCCCCGCCCCCGGACTTCGTACCGGGCGTGCACAGCGCGCCCACCCAGGGCCCCGGCCTCCCCGCACCCGCGCACCGCCCGCGCCGCGCCCTGTGGGCCGCGCTGGCCGCCCTGGTTCTGCTGGGCGCGGCCACCGGCGGGTACCTGGCCTGGCGCGATCGCGGCCCGGCCTCCCCGGACAAGGGGGGCGCCGCGAAGGCGGCCACCATGTCGGCGGGCGTGGGCCAGAACGGGGGCCCGGACGCCTCGGGCACCATCCCGTATGGCCGCGACGTACGCCCCGCAGGCTGGCAGAAGTCCTGGCAGGGGAAGTTCGCCGGGCCCCCGCTCGGCTGTTCCGCCGGGCGGGACGTGCTGGTCTGCCGGCTCGTCGACGGCACGTACGAGGCCCTGTCGGCGGCCGACGGGCACCGGATGTGGACGTTCGACTCGGGTGAGGAGCTGGGCGGCCGGGAGCCGGGCTATGGGCCCAGCGGCGCGTTCTTCATGCCGGCCGGGGCCACCCTGCCCACCGTCCAGGACGACACCGTAGTGCTGGCCGCGGGCGGTCGCCTCCACTTGCTGGATGCCCGGACGGGGGAGGGGCGTTGGGAGACCAGGGCGGGCGGTGCGCTCGCCCTGGAGAGCGCACCGCTCGTCGTGGGCGACCTGGTCCTCGCCGCTGCCTCCGGGTCCGAGGGGGCCGAACTCGCCGGGTACGACCGCGCGACGGGCGTCGAGAAGTGGCGTCGGCCGCTGGCGCCGGATGACATATCCAACGCGCAGAGGCTGAACTTCTGGCCCCTGTCCACCGACGGCAAGGTCGCCTATGCCATGGGCCTGGCGGGCCCCAAGGCGTTCCGGCCCGAGGACGGCACCCTGGTGGGCTCGGCCGGCGGCAAGGACGAGAAGTCGGCGAACGCGGTGTGCGGGGGGATGCGCGTGCGGGGCGTGTCCGCCTTCTGCACGACGAACGTGCACAACGACGACCCCTCCGGCTTCGGCGAGGATCTGGCCGTCCTGCGGTTCACCGCCGGCGACCTCAAGACGCAGGGGCGGGTGCGGGTGGACTCCGCGCTGGTGGCCGGGGCGACGCTGACCGCGCTCGACGACCGGGTGGTCGTGCTGCTCAGGGGCGACGAGTACGCGAAGAGCGTGCCCGACGAGATCGCCGTCGTCGGGCAGGCGGACGGCCGGACCCTCGGCCGCTTCCCGCTGAAGATCCATCCGGAGGAGGGGATGAGCAATCCGGTCTCCGCCCCGCTGATCGTTGCCGACACCGTGGTCTGGGCGGACAGCGCGGCGCTGTACACGGTCGCCCTGCACCCGGACGGCACCCTCGGCTCTCTGCGCAGGATCCCGGTTTCCGGGTCCCCGGGGCCGAGCCGGACCCCTCACTACGACCTTGCCAACGGCATCGAACTGGGCAAGGAGCTGCTTCCTCCCCAGGTGCTGCCGGTCGGTGGGGTCGTGCACATCGTGTACGACGACGGCACCGCGGTCTCGGTACCGCTGCCGGAATGA